From Chryseobacterium gallinarum, one genomic window encodes:
- a CDS encoding ABC transporter permease, protein MLLYKLWRSFMKEVLLLKRDIGGIVIIFVMPLLLIITITLIQDSTFKNLEGSKIPIIFIDHDKSEVSKNIKSELENSKTFQLLTGFNEKSAQEAVFSGDYQMAIVIPENLTKDLNSNIESKVQTIVSSFGLESDSVKTKTEAPKARDIHLYFDPATNAGFKNSVMNSVNKMVFEIENKKIYKAFQDQLGTSEKLDQNKNLISFKEITPQKGEMDVMPNSVQHNVPAWTLFAIFFIVVPLSINLVKEKSQGTSVRARISPTPYFVHILGKTFTYLIICIIQFLLMVAVGIYLFPYMDLPAFDVSGKMFQLIIVTLFAGLAAIGFGVLLGTIADTQEQSAPFGATSVVVLAAIGGIWVPVFLMPEFMQTIARFSPMNWGLNAYYDIILRNSGIGGIARELAFLLLFYIATVSVSIFYEKKQNAI, encoded by the coding sequence ATGTTGTTGTATAAATTGTGGAGAAGTTTTATGAAGGAAGTCCTTCTGCTGAAAAGAGATATCGGTGGGATTGTCATTATTTTCGTAATGCCGTTGCTCCTTATCATCACCATTACTCTTATTCAGGATTCTACTTTCAAAAACCTTGAAGGATCAAAAATTCCGATTATTTTCATTGATCATGATAAATCTGAGGTTTCAAAAAATATAAAAAGTGAGCTGGAAAACAGTAAAACGTTTCAATTGTTAACCGGTTTTAATGAAAAGTCAGCTCAGGAAGCCGTTTTTTCGGGAGATTACCAGATGGCGATTGTCATCCCTGAAAACCTGACAAAGGATTTAAACTCCAATATTGAATCCAAGGTTCAGACTATTGTAAGCTCATTCGGCCTGGAAAGTGATTCCGTGAAAACTAAAACAGAAGCTCCGAAAGCCAGAGATATACATTTGTACTTTGACCCTGCTACCAACGCCGGATTCAAAAACTCAGTGATGAACTCCGTCAACAAGATGGTTTTTGAAATCGAAAATAAAAAAATTTATAAGGCTTTTCAGGATCAGTTGGGGACATCCGAGAAGCTCGATCAGAACAAAAACCTGATCAGTTTTAAAGAAATCACTCCCCAAAAAGGAGAAATGGATGTAATGCCGAATTCCGTTCAGCACAATGTTCCGGCATGGACGCTTTTTGCCATCTTTTTTATTGTGGTTCCTTTGTCTATCAATCTGGTAAAAGAGAAAAGCCAGGGTACCAGTGTAAGAGCCAGGATAAGCCCTACTCCTTATTTCGTTCATATTTTAGGAAAGACATTTACATACCTTATTATCTGCATCATCCAGTTTTTGCTGATGGTTGCAGTCGGAATTTACCTTTTCCCCTACATGGATCTTCCGGCGTTTGATGTTTCGGGCAAGATGTTCCAGCTTATTATAGTAACTTTATTTGCCGGATTGGCTGCTATCGGGTTTGGGGTCTTATTAGGAACAATTGCCGATACCCAGGAACAGTCTGCACCTTTCGGAGCCACTTCAGTAGTAGTATTGGCGGCTATCGGCGGAATCTGGGTCCCGGTATTCCTGATGCCCGAATTTATGCAGACTATTGCCAGGTTCTCCCCTATGAACTGGGGACTGAATGCTTATTATGATATTATTTTAAGAAACAGCGGGATCGGGGGAATTGCCAGGGAATTGGCTTTCCTGCTTTTATTTTATATCGCCACAGTATCTGTTTCCATTTTTTACGAAAAAAAACAAAATGCAATCTAA
- a CDS encoding polysaccharide deacetylase family protein, translated as MKHYPFVLFYLFCNVFIYAFQGSFWVYLACFLAFSAVIIWGSFDIGLGYFVNSITHKRTKIKEVALTFDDGPTEFTPQFLDLLREHRVKATFFCIGKQIEKYPETFQRIIADGHTVGNHTLSHSHSTGFLSTAKMTEEIKQCDEVIQRYGNITTPLYRPPFGVTNPNIAKAIKNTRKKSIGWNVRSLDTIINDERKIYRKVTRNLKKGSIILLHDTSEKTYRVLVDLLVFLEDKKYSTFTVDSITNSKKK; from the coding sequence ATGAAACATTACCCATTCGTTTTATTCTATCTTTTTTGCAACGTTTTTATTTATGCGTTTCAAGGAAGTTTTTGGGTATATCTGGCCTGTTTTCTTGCTTTTTCTGCTGTTATCATTTGGGGATCTTTCGATATAGGACTTGGCTATTTTGTCAACAGCATTACTCATAAACGCACAAAAATCAAAGAGGTGGCACTTACTTTTGATGATGGTCCCACTGAGTTTACGCCTCAATTTCTGGATCTTTTGAGGGAGCACCGGGTAAAGGCAACCTTCTTTTGTATCGGAAAACAAATCGAAAAATATCCTGAAACCTTCCAGAGAATTATTGCTGACGGACATACAGTCGGAAATCATACTTTATCTCATTCTCATTCCACAGGCTTTTTATCTACAGCTAAAATGACGGAAGAAATAAAGCAATGTGATGAAGTAATACAGCGGTATGGCAATATAACTACTCCATTATACCGTCCTCCTTTCGGGGTTACCAATCCTAATATTGCCAAAGCCATTAAGAACACTCGTAAAAAAAGCATTGGCTGGAATGTGCGTTCTCTGGATACCATCATCAATGATGAACGGAAAATCTACAGAAAAGTCACCAGAAACCTGAAAAAAGGAAGTATCATCCTTCTTCATGATACTTCGGAAAAAACATATCGTGTCCTGGTAGATTTATTAGTATTTTTGGAGGATAAAAAGTATTCAACATTCACCGTTGATTCCATTACAAATTCAAAGAAAAAATGA
- a CDS encoding 3-oxoacyl-ACP synthase has translation MKTIETCTIEQSKITVNGHLIFESDNEAFPDFAKNAYKTLELNYPKFHKMDNLSKLAFLAAEMLLKEEDHSRTALVFANKSSSLDTDFKYQNSINSPENYFPSPAVFVYTLPNICVGEISIKHKMQTENAFFVLDEFDENFLNDYSEQILHAGKAGKVLCGWVELYQENYKAFVYLLTL, from the coding sequence ATGAAGACAATTGAAACCTGTACCATAGAACAGTCAAAAATAACGGTAAATGGACATCTTATTTTTGAAAGCGATAACGAAGCATTCCCGGATTTTGCAAAAAATGCATACAAAACCCTGGAACTCAATTATCCCAAATTTCATAAAATGGATAACCTGAGCAAACTGGCTTTTCTGGCTGCCGAAATGCTTTTAAAAGAAGAGGACCACAGCAGGACAGCCTTGGTTTTTGCCAATAAGTCCTCAAGCCTCGATACGGATTTTAAATATCAAAACAGTATCAATTCTCCGGAAAACTATTTTCCCAGTCCTGCCGTTTTTGTATACACTCTGCCTAATATATGTGTAGGAGAGATCAGCATCAAACACAAAATGCAGACAGAGAATGCTTTTTTTGTTTTGGATGAATTTGATGAAAATTTTTTAAATGATTATTCTGAGCAAATCCTTCACGCCGGAAAGGCCGGGAAAGTATTATGTGGCTGGGTGGAATTGTATCAGGAAAATTATAAAGCTTTTGTATATTTGCTCACATTATAA
- a CDS encoding beta-ketoacyl synthase N-terminal-like domain-containing protein, whose protein sequence is MSAVYINSASCISAQDTLKENIFQNLVPENTVQIVKAIEPKYKEFIPAAMIRRMSKTVKMSSVASHYALQEAGISQPDAIIVGTGMGCSQDSEKFLKNVIDNHEEFLTPTFFIQSTHNTVAGQIALALQCHAYNFTYVNTSSSLEFSLLDAQLQISDGEAENILVGSTDEQTDRTMELYCLHNTIKKERDLPADYLTSTTNGVIWGEGASFFVVGKNKTENTYAKLSNIEIKNRIEINEVQDFIQDFLTRNNFQSQDIDAVILGFSGDAASDGYYNEAMKLFPESSLLYYKHLSGEFNTASGFSVFMACHILKEQKIPEVMMINPEKKEEVKNILLYNHLAGCDHSLVLLERA, encoded by the coding sequence ATGAGTGCAGTATACATCAACAGTGCATCCTGTATCTCAGCCCAGGACACATTGAAGGAAAATATTTTCCAGAACCTGGTTCCTGAAAATACAGTACAGATTGTAAAAGCTATAGAACCCAAATACAAAGAATTCATTCCTGCTGCTATGATCAGGAGAATGTCTAAAACCGTAAAAATGAGTTCCGTAGCATCACATTACGCACTTCAGGAAGCAGGAATTTCACAGCCGGATGCCATTATTGTAGGAACCGGTATGGGCTGTTCCCAGGATTCTGAAAAGTTCCTGAAAAATGTAATTGACAATCATGAAGAGTTTTTAACACCTACATTTTTTATCCAGTCTACACATAATACCGTTGCCGGGCAGATTGCCCTGGCCTTGCAATGTCATGCTTATAACTTCACTTATGTAAATACTTCTTCTTCACTGGAATTTTCGTTACTGGATGCCCAACTCCAGATCAGTGACGGTGAGGCAGAAAATATTCTTGTAGGATCTACTGATGAGCAGACGGACAGAACCATGGAGCTTTATTGCTTACACAATACGATCAAAAAAGAAAGAGATTTACCCGCAGATTATCTGACTTCTACGACTAACGGTGTCATCTGGGGCGAAGGAGCAAGTTTCTTCGTGGTCGGAAAAAACAAGACCGAAAACACCTACGCAAAGCTCAGCAATATTGAAATTAAAAACAGGATAGAAATCAATGAAGTACAAGATTTTATCCAGGATTTTTTAACCAGAAACAATTTTCAGTCGCAGGATATCGATGCAGTTATTCTGGGGTTTAGCGGAGATGCAGCTTCTGATGGATATTATAATGAAGCCATGAAACTGTTTCCGGAATCATCTTTATTATATTATAAGCATCTTAGCGGAGAATTTAATACAGCGAGTGGCTTTTCTGTTTTTATGGCCTGTCATATTCTGAAGGAACAGAAGATCCCGGAGGTAATGATGATCAATCCTGAGAAAAAAGAAGAGGTAAAAAACATACTTCTTTACAATCATCTGGCTGGCTGTGATCATAGTCTGGTTTTGTTGGAAAGAGCATAA
- a CDS encoding acyl-CoA thioesterase, whose translation MQSKDNILTCTEEVRVRFNETDPLGIVWHGHYIVYFEDGREAFGRKHGLTYLDIQKAGYVTPIVKSTCEHFLPLKYGETFTIVTTFVNSVAAKLIYQYELFNQQGQLVCSGETIQVFLDSEGNLCLYNPDFFQAWKDKTGLS comes from the coding sequence ATGCAATCTAAAGATAACATATTAACCTGTACTGAAGAAGTAAGAGTACGATTCAACGAGACAGACCCTCTTGGCATTGTATGGCATGGCCATTATATCGTTTATTTTGAAGATGGAAGGGAAGCATTTGGCAGAAAGCACGGCCTTACCTACCTTGATATTCAAAAAGCGGGATATGTTACTCCTATTGTTAAAAGTACCTGTGAACATTTTCTTCCTTTAAAATATGGCGAAACTTTTACCATTGTAACGACTTTTGTAAATTCGGTTGCTGCCAAGCTCATCTATCAATATGAACTGTTTAACCAACAAGGGCAGCTGGTCTGCAGCGGAGAAACCATTCAGGTGTTTTTAGATAGTGAAGGAAATCTATGCCTGTATAATCCTGACTTTTTTCAGGCATGGAAAGATAAAACAGGATTATCATGA
- a CDS encoding phosphopantetheine-binding protein: protein MENLKTELKHKIIDVLNLEDVSVEEIKDTDPLFGGGLGLDSIDALELIVLLDKDYGIKLADPKKGKEIFQSIDTMAKFIEDNRTK, encoded by the coding sequence ATGGAAAATTTAAAAACTGAACTAAAGCACAAAATTATTGATGTCCTTAACCTTGAAGACGTTTCTGTAGAAGAAATCAAAGATACAGATCCTTTATTCGGAGGCGGATTGGGACTTGATTCTATTGATGCCCTGGAACTAATCGTTCTTCTTGATAAAGATTATGGAATAAAATTAGCCGATCCTAAAAAAGGAAAGGAAATTTTTCAATCTATCGACACGATGGCTAAATTCATCGAAGACAACAGAACAAAATAA
- a CDS encoding hotdog family protein: protein MQTILTDFYTLESHEKTDDGIFIAHIRLNKDHDIFKGHFPGNPVTPGVCMMQIVKELTEEFTGAKLFLKTASNVKFMAIINPFETPDLKLQLDISENGEDVKVKNTTSFGETIALKMSVSYKK, encoded by the coding sequence ATGCAAACCATTCTTACAGACTTTTACACTTTAGAATCTCACGAAAAAACAGACGATGGCATTTTTATTGCCCATATCCGGTTAAATAAAGATCATGATATTTTTAAAGGTCACTTTCCGGGAAATCCGGTAACTCCGGGAGTCTGTATGATGCAGATTGTGAAAGAACTCACTGAAGAATTTACAGGGGCAAAATTATTTTTAAAAACAGCTTCAAATGTTAAGTTTATGGCAATTATCAACCCGTTTGAAACCCCTGACCTGAAGCTCCAGCTTGATATTTCCGAAAACGGAGAAGATGTTAAAGTGAAGAATACCACTTCATTTGGCGAGACTATTGCATTAAAAATGTCAGTAAGCTATAAAAAATAA
- a CDS encoding beta-ketoacyl synthase N-terminal-like domain-containing protein, producing the protein MKKEVYITDYNCVTPLGFDVEANWNALLEGKSGIALHHIIENQNPFYASMINTEELEKEFSKNFGHQSFTRLEEMLLLSLLPLIKNHHITEKTAFILSTTKGNISLLKNQTELPEGVYLSNLARKITDFLGVKTKPIVVSNACVSGVMAIAVAKNMIQTGRYTDAFVIAADEISEFVISGFNSFQAIGPEPCKPYDKNRAGINIGEAAAAVYITSEPSDNEKLQFKVLGDSAVNDANHISGPSRTGDGLYASIRNAMTEANIPAEQIDFISAHGTATLYNDEMEAIAFNRMELQHVPLNSMKGYYGHCLGASGLLESIISMESALHATLIPSKNFKETGVSQPLNIIRENQSADIRYILKTASGFGGCNAAIILEKC; encoded by the coding sequence ATGAAGAAGGAAGTTTATATAACGGATTACAATTGTGTGACTCCCTTAGGCTTTGATGTGGAGGCCAATTGGAATGCATTGTTGGAAGGGAAATCAGGAATTGCCCTGCATCATATCATAGAAAATCAGAACCCTTTTTATGCTTCTATGATCAATACTGAAGAGCTGGAAAAAGAATTCAGCAAAAACTTTGGTCATCAGTCATTTACAAGATTGGAAGAAATGCTGCTTTTAAGCTTGCTGCCCCTGATCAAAAACCATCATATTACGGAAAAAACCGCTTTTATCCTCTCTACAACAAAAGGAAATATCAGCTTATTAAAAAACCAGACTGAACTGCCGGAAGGTGTATATCTCTCAAACCTTGCCCGCAAGATCACTGATTTTTTGGGAGTTAAGACAAAACCGATAGTGGTTTCAAATGCCTGCGTATCGGGAGTAATGGCTATTGCTGTTGCCAAAAATATGATTCAGACAGGAAGATATACCGATGCTTTTGTCATTGCAGCGGATGAGATTTCAGAATTTGTGATATCAGGATTTAATTCCTTCCAGGCTATCGGACCGGAACCTTGTAAACCTTATGATAAAAACAGGGCCGGGATCAATATAGGAGAAGCTGCGGCTGCTGTTTATATAACTTCAGAGCCTTCGGACAATGAAAAATTACAATTTAAAGTATTGGGAGATTCTGCCGTAAATGATGCCAATCATATTTCAGGACCTTCCAGGACAGGAGACGGCTTATATGCCAGTATCAGAAATGCAATGACTGAGGCAAATATTCCTGCTGAACAGATTGATTTTATTTCTGCTCATGGAACGGCTACATTGTACAATGATGAAATGGAAGCCATTGCTTTCAACAGAATGGAATTGCAGCATGTCCCTCTTAACAGTATGAAAGGCTATTATGGCCATTGCCTGGGAGCATCCGGGCTGCTGGAAAGCATTATTTCTATGGAAAGCGCTCTTCATGCTACCCTGATTCCATCTAAAAACTTTAAAGAAACGGGAGTTTCCCAACCGCTGAATATTATTCGGGAAAATCAATCTGCTGACATTCGTTATATTCTGAAAACAGCTTCAGGTTTTGGAGGATGTAATGCAGCCATTATCTTGGAAAAATGTTAA
- a CDS encoding LolA family protein: MIKNIALGAFLLVSGFFFAQNTAMSGAEAKAFVTKVSSETKEIKTLQSDFTQTKKMDFLDKSIVTHGKMSLQTPNMLSWRYTKPYQYSIVFKNNKIFINDQGKKSSVDAKSKTFEKINKLIVGSSNGTMFNDPEFTVTYFKSGNYNIARFIPKTSQLLKYIKQVELYFPKNQSTVSQVNMTEASGDTTNIVFKNTKINASIPASEFSL; the protein is encoded by the coding sequence ATGATTAAAAATATTGCTTTAGGAGCATTTTTATTGGTATCAGGGTTCTTTTTCGCCCAAAATACAGCAATGAGCGGAGCGGAGGCGAAGGCTTTCGTAACAAAAGTTTCTTCTGAAACAAAGGAAATCAAAACGCTGCAAAGTGACTTTACCCAAACGAAAAAAATGGATTTCCTGGATAAAAGTATTGTTACCCACGGGAAAATGTCATTACAAACTCCTAATATGTTGAGCTGGAGGTACACAAAACCTTATCAGTACAGTATTGTTTTTAAAAATAACAAAATTTTCATCAATGACCAGGGAAAAAAATCTTCAGTAGATGCCAAAAGCAAAACCTTTGAAAAGATCAATAAGCTTATCGTAGGAAGTTCAAACGGCACCATGTTCAATGACCCGGAGTTTACCGTAACTTACTTCAAAAGCGGAAATTACAATATTGCCAGGTTTATTCCGAAAACAAGCCAGCTCCTGAAATATATCAAACAGGTTGAGCTTTATTTTCCAAAAAACCAATCTACGGTTTCCCAGGTTAATATGACAGAAGCCTCCGGGGATACTACCAATATTGTTTTCAAAAACACCAAGATCAATGCTTCAATTCCTGCGTCAGAATTTAGTTTATAG
- a CDS encoding beta-ketoacyl-[acyl-carrier-protein] synthase family protein translates to MSQKIAITGMGIISSIGNNVEENFISLQSGKHGISEINMFETRHRGSIKTGEIKLSNEELVEKLQLDEDNNATRTSLLGMIAAKEAVENAGIPDINQYRTGLISSTSVGGMDVTEKYFYSYEDFPEKQKYIDAHDAGNSSLAIADYLGLKGMVSTISTACSSAANAIMMGAKLIKNGVLDRVIVGGTDSLSKFTLNGFNTLMILTDSYNTPFDNDRKGLNLGEAAAFLVMESEEIVTKENKPVLAYLSGYGNANDAHHQTASSENGQGAFLAMQQALKISGLAREKIDYINVHGTATPNNDLSEGIAMIRIFGENQVPEFSSTKAFTGHTLAAAAGIEAVFSILAMQHNLIFPNLNFKTKMEEFDLVPVTELKKKDIRHVLSNSFGFGGNCSTLIFSKP, encoded by the coding sequence ATGAGCCAGAAAATTGCCATAACAGGAATGGGTATCATCTCCTCCATAGGAAACAATGTGGAGGAAAATTTTATTTCACTACAGTCCGGAAAGCATGGAATTTCAGAGATCAACATGTTTGAAACCCGCCATAGAGGATCTATTAAAACAGGTGAAATAAAGTTATCCAATGAAGAACTTGTAGAAAAACTTCAGCTTGATGAAGACAACAACGCTACAAGAACCTCTTTATTAGGAATGATTGCCGCAAAGGAAGCAGTAGAAAATGCCGGAATTCCGGATATCAACCAATACAGGACCGGCCTGATCTCTTCTACCAGTGTAGGAGGAATGGATGTTACCGAAAAATATTTCTACTCCTATGAAGACTTTCCTGAGAAGCAAAAATATATTGATGCTCATGATGCCGGTAATTCTTCTTTAGCCATTGCAGATTATCTGGGGTTAAAAGGAATGGTTTCTACGATCAGCACTGCCTGTTCATCAGCCGCCAATGCCATTATGATGGGAGCCAAACTGATTAAAAACGGCGTTTTAGATCGCGTTATCGTTGGCGGAACAGATTCCCTGTCCAAATTTACCCTGAACGGATTCAATACCCTGATGATTCTTACGGATTCCTATAACACGCCTTTTGACAATGACCGGAAAGGTTTAAATTTAGGAGAAGCCGCCGCTTTTTTAGTTATGGAATCTGAGGAAATTGTGACAAAGGAAAACAAGCCTGTTTTAGCCTATCTTTCCGGATATGGAAATGCGAATGATGCTCATCATCAGACGGCTTCTTCGGAGAATGGGCAGGGTGCTTTTCTCGCGATGCAGCAGGCTTTGAAAATATCCGGTTTAGCCAGGGAAAAAATCGATTATATTAATGTTCATGGAACAGCTACTCCCAATAATGATTTGTCTGAAGGTATTGCCATGATCCGTATTTTCGGGGAAAACCAGGTACCGGAATTCAGCTCTACGAAGGCCTTTACGGGGCATACTCTGGCAGCCGCCGCCGGAATTGAAGCGGTGTTTTCAATTTTAGCTATGCAGCATAATCTCATTTTTCCCAATCTTAATTTCAAAACCAAAATGGAAGAATTTGATCTGGTTCCTGTTACTGAACTAAAGAAAAAAGATATCAGGCATGTACTTTCCAATTCATTCGGATTCGGAGGAAATTGTTCAACGTTAATATTCTCAAAACCATGA
- a CDS encoding ABC transporter ATP-binding protein, producing the protein MTEKMIEIKNLYKKYKNSDEFSVNDISLEIGKNEIYGILGPNGAGKTTLISMLSGLIKPTSGQFTINGLSPHKDHFKIRQIIGIVPQEYALYPTLTAKENLMFFGSLYGLKHKQLTRAIDESLEIMGLSKFADKQVGQFSGGMKRRCNLIAGTLHNPKVLFLDEPTVGVDVQSKKVIIDFLQGLNKKGTCIIYTSHHLSEAEEFCTKIAIIDRGKIHAVGSPEELVSQIAHAENLEDVFISLTGKELRDVVV; encoded by the coding sequence ATGACGGAGAAAATGATTGAGATCAAAAATCTATATAAAAAATACAAAAATTCCGATGAATTTTCTGTCAATGATATCTCTTTGGAGATAGGCAAAAATGAGATTTATGGAATTCTTGGTCCTAACGGGGCCGGTAAAACCACACTGATTTCCATGCTTTCAGGACTGATTAAACCTACCTCGGGGCAATTCACGATCAATGGTTTATCCCCGCATAAAGACCATTTCAAAATAAGACAGATCATTGGGATTGTACCACAGGAATACGCATTGTATCCTACCCTTACCGCGAAAGAAAACCTGATGTTTTTCGGAAGCCTGTATGGTTTAAAGCATAAACAGCTTACCCGTGCTATCGATGAATCCCTTGAGATTATGGGGCTTTCAAAATTTGCTGATAAACAGGTAGGACAATTCTCAGGAGGGATGAAACGCCGCTGTAACCTGATCGCCGGCACCCTTCATAACCCGAAGGTGTTATTTCTGGATGAGCCTACTGTAGGAGTAGATGTTCAGTCTAAGAAAGTAATCATTGATTTCCTTCAGGGTCTGAATAAAAAAGGGACATGCATTATTTATACTTCCCATCACCTTTCTGAAGCAGAAGAATTCTGTACTAAAATCGCCATTATAGACAGAGGTAAAATTCATGCTGTAGGAAGCCCTGAAGAACTTGTTTCTCAGATTGCCCACGCAGAAAACCTTGAAGATGTTTTCATTTCATTAACCGGAAAAGAATTAAGAGATGTTGTTGTATAA
- a CDS encoding DUF2062 domain-containing protein, whose translation MSFAEVQNAISEKKICVVIPTYNNEKTLKRVIDGVLDYTESIIVVNDGSTDSTPHILSQYPHITVISLPENKGKGNGLETGFRKAKESGYDYAITIDSDGQHYPDDIPVFVKALIEEKEDVLLIGNRNMSQDGIPKKSSFGNRFSNFWFWFETGIRLEDTQSGYRLYPLRKIPKKFFTPKFEFEIEIIVRTAWRHVPVKNVPIKVLYDPAERVSHFRPFKDFTRISILNTILVTITLFYIIPRNFVNNFKKKSFKRFIKEDVLESDGSNRTKAFSIALGVFIGLSPFWGFQTLLVISLSVLFKLNKVLAFVASNISLPPFIPFIIAASLFLGGPFVEGESNVLSQDLNFDLIRNNLLQYVIGSFILSTTVSCLTGVATFLFLNKLTPENN comes from the coding sequence ATGTCCTTTGCTGAAGTACAGAATGCAATTTCTGAAAAGAAGATCTGCGTTGTAATCCCTACCTATAATAACGAAAAAACTCTGAAAAGAGTCATTGACGGTGTTTTAGACTATACCGAAAGTATTATTGTGGTTAACGACGGTTCTACCGATTCCACTCCGCATATTCTTTCACAATATCCTCACATTACAGTTATTAGCCTTCCTGAAAACAAAGGCAAAGGAAACGGCTTAGAAACGGGCTTCAGAAAAGCAAAGGAATCAGGATATGATTATGCAATCACCATTGATTCAGACGGGCAGCATTATCCGGATGATATCCCTGTATTTGTAAAAGCCTTGATAGAGGAAAAAGAGGATGTCCTCTTGATAGGAAACAGAAATATGTCCCAGGATGGCATTCCTAAAAAAAGCAGCTTCGGAAACCGTTTTTCCAATTTCTGGTTCTGGTTTGAAACCGGAATCAGACTGGAAGATACTCAATCCGGCTACAGGCTTTATCCTCTCCGCAAAATCCCGAAGAAATTCTTTACACCTAAATTTGAATTTGAAATCGAAATTATTGTAAGGACAGCCTGGAGGCATGTTCCTGTAAAGAATGTTCCCATAAAAGTTTTGTATGATCCCGCAGAAAGGGTTTCCCATTTCAGGCCCTTCAAAGATTTCACAAGGATCAGTATTCTGAATACAATTCTGGTGACTATCACTTTATTTTATATTATTCCGAGAAATTTTGTGAATAATTTCAAAAAAAAAAGCTTTAAAAGATTCATAAAAGAAGATGTGCTGGAAAGTGACGGAAGCAACCGTACAAAGGCCTTTTCTATTGCATTGGGGGTCTTTATCGGGCTTTCTCCGTTTTGGGGTTTTCAAACACTGCTTGTCATCAGTCTATCCGTCCTTTTTAAATTGAATAAAGTCCTTGCATTTGTAGCTTCCAATATAAGTCTTCCTCCTTTCATTCCTTTCATCATTGCAGCTTCTTTATTCCTGGGCGGTCCTTTTGTAGAGGGTGAAAGTAATGTTCTCAGCCAAGACCTGAATTTTGACCTTATCAGGAATAACCTGCTTCAGTATGTGATTGGTAGTTTTATCCTGAGCACTACAGTATCATGTCTTACAGGTGTAGCCACTTTTTTGTTTCTGAACAAACTGACCCCGGAGAATAATTAA
- a CDS encoding outer membrane beta-barrel protein, which produces MKKLFLLLILLISGLSFAQVTFNPGIRLGANISHFSNGPAYDYWYYNDNQGYHYGSNVFDVQSKVDFYIGFQANIRFAKFYALQPEIYYTRQGAKYESQNPAVASKTVTVSYVGAAVVNKFYFNQFNIHFGPTLELLSDHKNIQSPSSADLGVLLGAGYDITKNIGVEARIKKGFVHITSEHTNVTFQAGVYYTFNLKK; this is translated from the coding sequence ATGAAAAAATTATTCCTCCTTTTAATTCTACTGATCTCCGGACTGTCTTTTGCACAGGTAACTTTTAATCCCGGAATAAGATTGGGAGCTAATATTTCCCATTTTTCCAATGGACCGGCTTATGATTATTGGTATTATAATGACAACCAGGGTTACCATTATGGAAGTAATGTATTTGACGTACAGTCAAAGGTCGATTTTTATATAGGCTTCCAGGCGAATATCCGATTTGCTAAATTCTATGCTCTTCAGCCTGAAATCTACTATACCCGCCAGGGAGCAAAATATGAAAGCCAAAATCCGGCAGTAGCTTCCAAAACAGTAACGGTTTCTTATGTGGGAGCAGCAGTAGTGAATAAATTTTATTTTAACCAGTTTAATATCCACTTTGGTCCGACTTTGGAACTCCTTAGTGACCACAAAAATATTCAGTCACCTTCTTCGGCAGATTTAGGAGTATTGCTGGGAGCAGGGTATGACATTACAAAAAATATTGGAGTAGAAGCCAGAATTAAAAAAGGCTTTGTACACATCACCAGCGAACATACGAATGTAACCTTCCAGGCAGGAGTTTATTATACGTTCAATCTTAAAAAATAA